GGTCAGGGCTGTTTATACTTGCCGGTTTCCTGATCCAGCTGGTGCTCAGTTATTTTTCAGAAGGTGTTGAACATGGTCATATGCATACGGGCCACCGTACTTTCACTGCTCCCGTGCTTTTCAGTCTGGTGATCCATTCATTTGCAGAGGGCATGGCCCTGGGAGGAGATATCACACATACCGATTTTGGCAAGGCGCTTTTTGCAGGAATTCTTCTTCACAAAGTTCCCATCGCCATTGTGGTGACCTCTGTATTGGTGAGCGATAACGTGAAAACCCCTCGTATGCTGGGTGTTCTGATCCTTTTCGCCTTGAGTGCTCCGGCTGGCATGTGGCTATCCGGCCTTGGCTTCGGAGACGATCTCAGTGAAGCGATATGGGTCCCGATATTACTGGCGGTGGTGGCCGGTATGCTGTTGCACATTTCAACCATTATC
The sequence above is a segment of the Flavobacteriales bacterium genome. Coding sequences within it:
- a CDS encoding ZIP family metal transporter; the encoded protein is MQLTVIIGLLFSVVLGSGIVLSLRPKPAVIKMMLAFSGAYLLSVCVLELIPEIYFSLEERSGLFILAGFLIQLVLSYFSEGVEHGHMHTGHRTFTAPVLFSLVIHSFAEGMALGGDITHTDFGKALFAGILLHKVPIAIVVTSVLVSDNVKTPRMLGVLILFALSAPAGMWLSGLGFGDDLSEAIWVPILLAVVAGMLLHISTIILFESSHDHRFNAMKLLIILLGVAVALGVYFRL